The proteins below come from a single Salinilacihabitans rarus genomic window:
- a CDS encoding ABC transporter ATP-binding protein: MTSLLSLADLQTYFRTDRGTVKAVDGVDLTVREGETVGLVGESGSGKSVTALSAMQLVEEPGEVVGGEITFHDDDLAAELTERFPKRAPEFVDRDAGTVDLTRAPESAMRRIRGGEMSMIFQDPMTSLNPAVTVGEQVAESLLLHQYDRQREDNWWNAVREIAPSLGRNETEERALADAVDMLEQVGIPEAESRIDQFPHEFSGGMRQRVLIAIALACRPDLLIADEPTTALDVTIQAQILELINELQEEFGMSVLFITHDLGVVAETCDRVAVMYAGEIVEEGPVEEIFYNPSHPYTYALLESIPTEDKDRLTPIEGNVPDLIDLPEGCHFADRCPWAEPACRSEVPYLQHGPEDVDHRAKCILEDFDESVYAADLESVSARTEATFDETLLSVSDLKKHFSKAEGLLDRWLADEVPTVKAVDGVSFDIYEGETLGLVGESGCGKSTTGRTLLRLLEPTDGTVVFSGIDLADLESTELREMRKDVQMIFQDPMSSLDPRMTVAQIVSEPLKIHGLPEADPDDDRPQNERRQDRIDELLEAVGLDVSQRDRYPHEMSGGQRQRVGIARALAVDPDFIVADEPVSALDVSVQAQIINLLEDLQEEFDLTYLFIAHDLSVVRHISDRIAVMYLGEIVEVGRTDELFEDPKHPYTQALLSSVPEPDPRADADRIILEGDVPSPIDPPSGCRFRTRCPKVIPPSDLDIEQAAYREVMNFRERVESESIAVDSYRPAPDAEEPVEAVADGGRTSVEQAILDRFFDEPLPGSVESVVREAIDHVLADEWERAAAVLRERFESVCERAHPDLGDDAHPAACHLYEN; encoded by the coding sequence GTGACGTCGTTACTCTCTCTCGCCGACCTCCAAACTTACTTTCGAACGGACCGAGGAACGGTGAAGGCGGTCGACGGAGTCGACCTGACCGTCCGGGAGGGCGAAACCGTCGGACTGGTCGGCGAATCGGGCAGCGGGAAGAGCGTGACCGCGCTCTCGGCGATGCAACTCGTCGAAGAGCCGGGGGAGGTCGTCGGCGGGGAGATCACGTTCCACGACGACGACCTCGCGGCCGAACTGACCGAGCGGTTCCCCAAGCGCGCCCCGGAGTTCGTCGACCGCGACGCGGGGACCGTCGACCTGACCCGGGCGCCGGAATCGGCGATGCGACGGATCCGCGGCGGGGAGATGAGCATGATCTTCCAGGACCCGATGACCTCGCTCAACCCCGCCGTGACCGTCGGCGAACAGGTCGCGGAAAGCCTCCTGCTCCACCAGTACGACCGCCAGCGCGAGGACAACTGGTGGAACGCGGTCCGCGAGATCGCTCCGTCGCTCGGCCGCAACGAGACCGAAGAGCGGGCGCTCGCCGACGCTGTCGACATGCTGGAGCAAGTCGGCATCCCGGAGGCGGAGTCGCGGATCGACCAGTTCCCCCACGAGTTCTCCGGCGGGATGCGCCAGCGGGTACTCATCGCCATCGCGCTCGCCTGCCGGCCGGACCTGCTCATCGCCGACGAGCCGACGACCGCGCTCGACGTGACGATCCAGGCGCAGATCCTCGAACTTATCAACGAGTTGCAAGAGGAGTTCGGGATGTCCGTCCTCTTCATCACGCACGACCTCGGCGTCGTCGCCGAGACGTGCGACCGCGTCGCCGTGATGTACGCCGGCGAAATCGTCGAGGAGGGCCCCGTCGAGGAGATATTCTACAACCCCTCGCACCCGTACACGTACGCGCTGCTCGAGTCGATCCCGACCGAGGACAAGGACCGACTCACGCCGATCGAGGGGAACGTTCCCGACCTGATCGATCTCCCCGAGGGGTGTCACTTCGCCGACCGGTGCCCGTGGGCCGAACCCGCCTGCCGCTCGGAGGTCCCCTACCTCCAACACGGCCCCGAGGACGTCGATCACCGCGCGAAGTGTATCCTCGAGGACTTCGACGAGAGCGTCTACGCGGCGGACCTCGAGAGCGTCAGCGCCCGTACTGAAGCGACGTTCGACGAGACGCTGCTGTCCGTGTCGGATCTGAAAAAGCACTTCTCGAAGGCCGAGGGCCTGCTCGATCGCTGGCTGGCGGACGAGGTTCCGACGGTCAAGGCCGTCGACGGCGTCAGTTTCGACATCTACGAGGGCGAGACGCTGGGGCTCGTCGGCGAGTCCGGGTGCGGGAAGTCGACGACCGGACGGACCCTCCTCAGGTTGCTCGAACCGACCGACGGCACCGTCGTCTTCTCCGGGATCGACCTCGCGGACCTGGAGTCGACGGAACTCCGCGAGATGCGAAAGGACGTCCAGATGATCTTCCAGGATCCGATGTCCTCGCTCGACCCGCGGATGACCGTCGCGCAGATCGTCAGCGAGCCGCTGAAGATCCACGGCCTGCCGGAGGCGGACCCCGACGACGACCGCCCGCAGAACGAGCGCCGCCAGGACCGCATCGACGAGTTGCTCGAGGCGGTCGGCCTGGACGTCTCCCAGCGCGATCGGTACCCCCACGAGATGAGCGGCGGCCAGCGCCAGCGGGTCGGCATCGCACGTGCACTGGCGGTCGATCCCGACTTCATCGTCGCCGACGAACCGGTGTCGGCGCTCGACGTCTCCGTGCAGGCCCAGATCATCAACCTGCTGGAGGACCTCCAGGAGGAGTTCGACCTGACCTACCTCTTTATCGCCCACGACCTCTCGGTCGTTCGCCACATCTCCGACCGGATCGCCGTAATGTATCTCGGCGAGATCGTCGAGGTCGGTCGGACGGACGAACTCTTCGAGGACCCGAAACACCCGTACACGCAGGCGCTGCTCTCGTCGGTGCCGGAGCCCGACCCGCGGGCCGACGCCGATCGCATCATCCTCGAAGGCGACGTGCCGAGTCCGATCGATCCGCCGTCGGGCTGTCGGTTCCGCACGCGCTGTCCGAAGGTCATCCCGCCGTCGGACCTGGACATCGAGCAGGCCGCCTACCGGGAGGTGATGAACTTCCGCGAGCGCGTCGAGTCCGAGTCCATCGCCGTCGACAGTTACCGCCCGGCGCCGGACGCCGAGGAACCGGTCGAGGCCGTCGCCGACGGCGGTCGAACGTCGGTTGAGCAGGCGATCCTCGATCGGTTCTTCGACGAACCGTTGCCCGGGTCCGTCGAGTCGGTCGTTCGCGAGGCGATCGATCACGTCCTCGCGGATGAGTGGGAGCGAGCGGCGGCGGTGCTCCGCGAGCGGTTCGAGTCGGTCTGCGAGCGCGCACACCCCGATCTCGGCGACGACGCGCACCCGGCGGCGTGTCACCTGTACGAGAACTGA
- a CDS encoding ABC transporter substrate-binding protein: MARETMVDRRQFLTATGSAAAAVSFAGCIGGSDDGDDGDDGGDGGDGGDSGDGGDGADGESLLVYGRGSDSSTLDPQATSSGEDAKVTNQVYDKLVHFEPGESTLVEGLASEYGLEGTTTTLTLREGASFHNGDEMTAEDFVATYRRFVDEEYDYFIGDDQSFYGPYLFGPVESVEATGDYEIQIELSKRYAPFLRSLAVFAMAVLPKSEIENDHDFGEEPIGTGAFEFDEWDTGNQRIRLSANGDYWGETPKVDEVVFEAVDQNSTRAQSLDAGELDIIDGIGAAQADVIDGSGNASLERTSGMTVGYMAFNMARVEEFRDKRVRQAISHAINTEAIVENIYRGLAIQASHPLPPTVMGHDDSIDPYEYDPEQAQELLDEAGVSDLSFELATMTNPRPYFASPVQTAETVRSNLAEVGIDVEINEQSSWDGYLEYTAEGKHDACFLGWISDNADPDNFYSPLLHPGISADEVPDGQDWVSFDTEGYNDGNRSGWANTEFMELVDEGQKTYEEGEREEMYLEIAQIAHDEAPWVYITHTEELRGIHNRVDGYVIEAIGGPFLELVELQN; this comes from the coding sequence ATGGCACGGGAGACAATGGTGGATCGACGACAGTTCCTCACTGCTACTGGAAGCGCCGCAGCCGCGGTGTCCTTCGCCGGGTGTATCGGCGGTAGCGACGATGGAGACGACGGTGACGACGGTGGCGACGGCGGAGACGGCGGAGACAGCGGAGACGGCGGAGACGGTGCCGACGGGGAGAGCCTCCTCGTCTACGGGCGCGGCTCCGACTCGTCGACGCTCGACCCCCAGGCGACCAGTTCCGGCGAGGACGCCAAAGTCACCAACCAGGTGTACGACAAGCTCGTCCACTTCGAGCCCGGCGAGTCGACGCTCGTCGAAGGGCTGGCCTCGGAGTACGGCCTCGAGGGAACGACGACGACGCTGACCCTCCGCGAGGGCGCCTCGTTCCACAACGGCGACGAGATGACCGCGGAGGACTTCGTCGCGACCTACCGACGGTTCGTCGACGAGGAGTACGACTACTTCATCGGCGACGACCAGTCGTTCTACGGGCCGTACCTGTTCGGTCCGGTCGAGTCCGTCGAGGCGACCGGCGACTACGAGATCCAGATCGAGCTGTCGAAGCGGTACGCGCCGTTCCTGCGCTCGCTCGCGGTGTTCGCGATGGCCGTGCTCCCGAAGAGCGAGATCGAGAACGACCACGACTTCGGCGAGGAGCCGATCGGGACCGGCGCCTTCGAATTCGACGAGTGGGACACCGGCAACCAGCGCATTCGCCTCTCGGCCAACGGCGACTACTGGGGCGAGACGCCGAAGGTCGACGAGGTCGTCTTCGAGGCCGTCGATCAGAACTCCACGCGCGCCCAGTCGCTCGACGCGGGCGAACTCGACATCATCGACGGCATCGGCGCCGCGCAGGCCGACGTCATCGATGGCTCCGGAAACGCGTCCCTCGAGCGCACCTCCGGGATGACCGTCGGGTACATGGCGTTCAACATGGCCCGCGTCGAGGAGTTCCGCGACAAGCGCGTGCGCCAGGCGATCAGCCACGCGATCAACACCGAGGCTATCGTCGAGAACATCTACCGCGGGCTGGCGATTCAGGCCAGCCACCCGCTGCCCCCGACGGTGATGGGGCACGACGATAGCATCGATCCCTACGAGTACGACCCCGAACAGGCGCAGGAACTGCTCGACGAAGCCGGCGTCAGCGACCTGTCGTTCGAACTCGCGACGATGACCAACCCGCGTCCGTACTTCGCCTCGCCCGTTCAGACGGCCGAGACGGTTCGGTCGAACCTCGCCGAGGTCGGTATCGACGTGGAGATCAACGAGCAGTCGTCGTGGGACGGCTACCTCGAGTACACCGCCGAAGGCAAACACGACGCCTGTTTCCTCGGCTGGATCTCGGACAACGCGGACCCGGACAACTTCTACAGCCCGCTGCTCCACCCGGGCATCTCGGCCGACGAGGTGCCGGACGGTCAGGACTGGGTCAGCTTCGACACCGAGGGGTACAACGACGGGAACCGCTCGGGATGGGCGAACACGGAGTTCATGGAACTCGTCGACGAGGGACAGAAGACCTACGAGGAGGGCGAGCGCGAGGAGATGTACCTCGAAATCGCCCAGATCGCCCACGATGAGGCGCCCTGGGTCTACATCACCCACACCGAAGAGCTCCGCGGCATTCACAACCGCGTCGACGGCTACGTGATCGAGGCCATCGGCGGTCCGTTCCTCGAACTCGTCGAACTCCAGAACTGA
- a CDS encoding ABC transporter permease, giving the protein MISRRFLLKRLLLLIPVLLGVATFVFAILHLSPGNPARTIAGERASEEFVRQIENDLGLNDPIYVQYGRFLFDAVQLDFGESYTIRRGTPVSDVLKSRFPVTLELAILGQIAGICFGIPLGILSAVKQDSLTDHLTRIGALSGISVPIFWSGPLLILLFAQWLDLLPTNGRIASQYSVESVTGLITVDTLLAGDLAAFQSAVHHMLLPSLVIGIYSMALISRMMRSSMLEVIRQDYMRTARAKGQGAKITVMKHGFRNALIPVVTIIGIQFGSLLGGAVLTETVFNITGIGRLLVDAISVGDYPLVQGTVLLFAFLFTLVNLGVDITYSMLDPRIEQ; this is encoded by the coding sequence ATGATTAGCAGGCGGTTCTTGCTCAAGCGTTTACTGCTCCTCATCCCGGTCCTGCTCGGCGTGGCGACGTTCGTCTTCGCCATCCTGCACCTCTCGCCGGGGAATCCGGCCCGGACGATCGCCGGGGAGCGAGCGTCGGAGGAGTTCGTGCGCCAGATCGAGAACGACCTCGGGCTGAACGACCCGATCTACGTCCAGTACGGCCGGTTCCTGTTCGACGCCGTGCAGTTGGACTTCGGGGAGTCTTACACCATCCGCAGGGGGACGCCGGTGAGCGACGTGCTCAAGTCGCGGTTCCCCGTCACGCTGGAACTCGCCATTCTGGGTCAGATCGCCGGCATCTGCTTTGGCATTCCGCTGGGAATCCTCAGCGCCGTCAAGCAGGACTCGCTGACCGACCACCTCACGCGGATCGGCGCGCTGTCGGGGATCAGCGTCCCCATCTTCTGGAGCGGACCGCTGCTGATCCTGCTGTTCGCACAGTGGCTGGACCTGTTACCGACGAACGGGCGGATCGCCAGCCAGTACTCCGTCGAGTCGGTGACGGGGCTGATCACGGTCGACACGCTCCTCGCCGGGGACCTGGCGGCGTTCCAGTCCGCCGTCCACCACATGTTGTTGCCGTCGCTGGTCATCGGCATCTACTCGATGGCGCTGATCTCGCGGATGATGCGCTCGTCGATGCTCGAGGTGATCAGACAGGACTACATGCGAACCGCCCGCGCGAAGGGACAGGGGGCGAAGATCACCGTCATGAAACACGGCTTCCGGAACGCCCTGATCCCCGTCGTCACCATCATCGGCATCCAGTTCGGTTCGCTGCTCGGCGGCGCCGTCCTCACCGAGACGGTGTTCAACATCACCGGCATCGGCCGGCTACTCGTCGACGCGATCAGCGTCGGCGACTACCCGCTGGTACAGGGGACCGTCCTGCTGTTCGCGTTCCTGTTTACGCTGGTGAACCTGGGCGTCGACATCACCTACTCGATGCTCGATCCGAGGATCGAACAATGA
- a CDS encoding ABC transporter permease — MSSETTSQHTDRDQYRRGFFERLRQSPFLSELLSNRLALLGLSIILFVALIAIHARLTLDLEAIKATQLGTNPSMVGPCGESGVIDAIQSAGSCAHPMGTDLQGRDIFDRVRYGAWLALKYGTITVGASTVLGVGLGIIAAYYGGWIDNLVMRTMDVLLAFPSLLLALALVAIFGAGLWKAVIALTLVYTPRFARVVRGAALKVMEDEYIDATVALGARDGRILLRHVLPNSIAPITVQSTLNYGLAIIDIAALSFLGFGASAGTPSWGAMLTNGVEQGLLSGHWWWSFFPGLLLALTVLGFNLLGDGMRDALDPRMREAVD; from the coding sequence ATGAGCTCCGAAACTACCTCTCAACACACGGACCGGGACCAGTACCGCCGGGGGTTCTTCGAGCGGCTTCGCCAGTCGCCGTTTCTCTCCGAACTGCTGTCGAACAGGCTCGCCCTGTTGGGACTCTCGATCATCCTCTTCGTCGCGCTGATCGCGATCCACGCGCGACTCACGCTCGACCTCGAGGCGATCAAGGCCACCCAACTCGGGACGAACCCGTCGATGGTGGGGCCCTGCGGCGAGTCGGGCGTCATCGACGCGATCCAGAGCGCCGGATCGTGCGCGCACCCGATGGGAACAGACCTGCAGGGTCGGGACATCTTCGACCGCGTCCGGTACGGCGCGTGGCTGGCGCTGAAGTACGGCACGATCACGGTCGGCGCGTCGACGGTTCTCGGGGTCGGCCTCGGAATCATCGCCGCCTACTACGGCGGCTGGATCGACAACCTCGTCATGCGCACGATGGACGTGCTGCTGGCGTTTCCCAGCCTGCTGCTCGCGCTCGCGCTGGTGGCAATCTTCGGCGCCGGCCTCTGGAAGGCCGTCATCGCGCTCACGCTCGTCTACACGCCGCGGTTCGCCCGCGTCGTCCGTGGCGCCGCGCTGAAGGTCATGGAAGACGAGTACATCGACGCCACCGTCGCGCTCGGCGCTCGAGACGGACGGATCCTGCTCAGGCACGTCCTGCCGAACTCGATCGCGCCGATCACCGTCCAGAGTACGCTGAACTACGGGCTGGCGATCATCGACATCGCGGCGCTGTCATTTCTCGGCTTCGGGGCCAGCGCCGGAACGCCGTCGTGGGGGGCGATGCTCACGAACGGCGTCGAGCAGGGGTTGCTCTCGGGCCACTGGTGGTGGTCGTTCTTCCCCGGCTTGCTGCTCGCGCTGACGGTCCTCGGGTTCAACCTGCTGGGAGACGGGATGCGCGACGCGCTCGACCCGCGGATGCGCGAAGCCGTCGACTGA
- a CDS encoding DUF7268 family protein, with protein sequence MDRSRSTASAEPTRPPWGRLGGVFVAGGAAGAAIALALLPQRGPQEATSTAFALGALIFGAALLGWTAAVVGGRGLETTYESVETESQFTEAGARRAMLLLCALGLGGMVGASVISAVLT encoded by the coding sequence ATGGATCGGTCGCGCTCGACCGCGTCCGCGGAACCGACCCGCCCCCCGTGGGGCCGTCTGGGGGGCGTCTTCGTCGCCGGCGGCGCCGCCGGTGCCGCCATCGCGCTCGCGTTACTTCCGCAGCGCGGGCCGCAGGAAGCGACCAGCACGGCGTTCGCACTCGGCGCGCTGATCTTCGGCGCCGCGCTGCTGGGCTGGACGGCCGCCGTCGTCGGGGGTCGCGGTCTCGAGACGACGTACGAGTCCGTCGAGACGGAGAGCCAGTTCACCGAGGCGGGCGCCAGACGGGCCATGCTGTTGCTCTGCGCGCTCGGCCTCGGGGGAATGGTCGGCGCGTCGGTTATCTCCGCGGTACTTACCTAA
- a CDS encoding lipoyl protein ligase domain-containing protein, which yields MRVFRGRGATIEADRATSARLLDVAAGGERAVRVWAPHRQVAFGRRDARREGYDRAREAAAERGFTPVERDVGGRAVAYDGETTLAFARAEPVADFRRGTDERYERLSADVEAALRALGVAPERGEPDDSFCPGAHSLSAGGAAGGKVVGIAQRVRSDAAVASGVLLVDAREELAAVLDTVYAALDVPFDPDTVGSVAAAGGPADPARVREAVEAALVGDREAVVERVGTFAGERGE from the coding sequence ATGCGCGTCTTCCGGGGTCGCGGCGCGACGATCGAAGCCGACCGCGCGACGAGCGCCCGACTGCTCGACGTCGCGGCGGGCGGCGAGCGGGCGGTCAGGGTGTGGGCGCCCCACCGGCAGGTGGCCTTCGGCCGGCGCGACGCCCGCCGCGAGGGGTACGACCGCGCCCGCGAGGCCGCCGCCGAGCGCGGCTTCACGCCGGTCGAGCGCGACGTCGGCGGCCGGGCGGTCGCCTACGACGGCGAGACGACGCTGGCGTTCGCCCGCGCCGAACCCGTCGCCGACTTCCGGCGGGGGACCGACGAGCGCTACGAGCGGCTGTCGGCGGACGTCGAGGCCGCCCTCCGGGCCCTCGGCGTCGCCCCCGAGCGCGGCGAACCCGACGACTCGTTCTGCCCCGGGGCGCACTCGCTGTCGGCGGGCGGCGCCGCCGGCGGGAAGGTCGTCGGCATCGCCCAGCGGGTGCGCTCCGACGCCGCGGTCGCCTCCGGCGTCTTGCTCGTCGACGCCCGCGAGGAACTCGCGGCCGTCCTCGACACGGTCTACGCCGCGCTCGACGTCCCGTTCGACCCCGACACCGTGGGGAGCGTCGCCGCCGCGGGCGGGCCGGCCGACCCGGCCCGCGTCCGCGAGGCGGTCGAGGCGGCCCTCGTCGGCGACCGGGAGGCGGTCGTCGAACGGGTCGGCACGTTCGCGGGCGAGCGCGGCGAGTGA
- a CDS encoding PaaI family thioesterase codes for MTDEDGDELTAHRDLLQGYIDENHEFLSWLGTTVEHVGPGTMTMAIPYDDKLTNSRPTGRDGRPDIHGGVAATLIDTVGGLVLRTAFDDPSSGGVATINLNVNYLRPATGDLEATADVIRAGTSVGVSEITVESTTPDGETREVATGQGAYRLFREG; via the coding sequence ATGACCGACGAGGACGGAGACGAGTTGACAGCCCACCGCGACCTCCTGCAGGGGTACATCGACGAGAACCACGAGTTCCTCTCCTGGCTCGGAACGACCGTCGAGCACGTCGGCCCGGGGACGATGACGATGGCGATCCCCTACGACGACAAACTCACGAACTCGCGGCCGACCGGCCGCGACGGCCGCCCGGACATCCACGGCGGCGTCGCCGCGACGCTGATCGACACCGTCGGCGGCCTCGTGTTGCGGACCGCGTTCGACGACCCCTCCTCGGGGGGCGTCGCCACGATCAACCTCAACGTCAACTACCTCCGGCCGGCGACGGGCGACCTCGAGGCGACCGCCGACGTGATCCGCGCGGGCACGAGCGTCGGCGTCAGCGAGATCACCGTCGAGAGCACGACGCCCGACGGCGAGACCCGCGAGGTGGCGACCGGTCAGGGCGCCTATCGCCTGTTCCGCGAGGGGTGA
- the nosZ gene encoding TAT-dependent nitrous-oxide reductase, whose amino-acid sequence MTDDHTTDDRSQDEREPLFARIPRRDFVKAGAATGTLTSMAGCTGLLDGGDGAATGGSVDADVPPGEHDEYYGILSGGHSGEIRVYGIPSMRQLMRIPVFNRESARGYGYDDETREMLENAGGYTWGDTHHPRVSQTDNDYDGRWAFVNDKANGRMARIDLTYFETDAIVDIPNQQGTHGACCLLPDTKYVFGVGEFRVPMRNDGRDLDDPDSYTSVLAAIDPETMDVAWEVEVDGNMDNGDGGKEGRWFFATGYNSEGAVTESGMAEADTDWVKAFDVPAIEEAVDAGEYEEIGGVPVVDGTRDSPLNDGDRPVVRYVDVPKSPHGVSVTPDGQYAIASGKLDPTASIVDVETLADADDPNEAVVGRPRLGMGPLHTAYDGRGHAYTTLFIDSQVVKWDIEAAVDAEAESEDPIVEKIDVHYNPGHLIAAESYTADPQGDWLISLNKLSKDRFLPVGPMHPENDQLIYIGDDEEGMQLVKDTPAYAEPHDASIVHKSKLDPAKTYDPADLDLDPIDSGSMDIERDDGGVHVKMTAQRNEFGYQDVTVQEGDEVTFTVTNVETSADLLHSLAIPEHDINVKVAPQETREVTFTADEPGVYWMYCGFFCSALHLEMRSRLLVEPAE is encoded by the coding sequence ATGACCGACGACCACACCACCGACGATCGGAGCCAGGACGAGAGAGAGCCACTGTTCGCGCGGATTCCGCGCCGCGACTTCGTGAAAGCCGGCGCCGCGACCGGCACGCTCACGTCGATGGCAGGGTGTACCGGCCTGCTCGACGGCGGCGACGGCGCCGCGACCGGCGGATCGGTAGACGCCGACGTGCCACCGGGCGAACACGACGAGTACTACGGAATCCTCTCGGGGGGGCACTCGGGTGAGATTCGCGTCTACGGCATCCCGTCGATGCGCCAGTTGATGCGCATTCCGGTGTTCAACCGCGAGAGCGCCCGCGGCTACGGCTACGACGACGAGACCCGCGAGATGCTCGAGAACGCGGGCGGCTACACGTGGGGCGACACCCACCACCCGCGCGTGAGCCAGACGGACAACGACTACGACGGCCGGTGGGCGTTCGTCAACGACAAGGCCAACGGCCGGATGGCCCGCATCGACCTCACGTACTTCGAGACGGACGCCATCGTCGACATCCCGAACCAGCAGGGGACCCACGGTGCCTGCTGTCTGCTGCCCGACACCAAGTACGTCTTCGGCGTCGGCGAGTTCCGCGTTCCGATGCGCAACGACGGCCGCGACCTCGACGACCCCGACAGCTACACGTCGGTCCTCGCCGCCATCGACCCCGAGACGATGGACGTCGCGTGGGAGGTCGAAGTCGACGGCAACATGGACAACGGCGACGGCGGCAAGGAGGGCCGCTGGTTCTTCGCGACCGGCTACAACAGCGAGGGCGCCGTCACCGAGAGCGGGATGGCCGAGGCGGACACCGACTGGGTGAAAGCCTTCGACGTCCCCGCCATCGAGGAGGCCGTCGACGCCGGCGAGTACGAGGAGATCGGCGGCGTGCCCGTCGTCGACGGCACCCGCGACAGCCCGCTGAACGACGGCGACCGCCCCGTCGTCCGGTACGTCGACGTGCCGAAGAGCCCCCACGGCGTCAGCGTCACGCCCGACGGGCAGTACGCGATCGCCAGCGGCAAACTCGATCCGACGGCGTCGATCGTCGACGTCGAGACGCTCGCCGACGCCGACGACCCCAACGAGGCGGTCGTCGGCCGCCCGCGACTCGGGATGGGGCCGCTACACACCGCCTACGACGGCCGCGGGCACGCGTACACGACCCTGTTCATCGACTCGCAGGTCGTCAAGTGGGACATCGAGGCGGCCGTCGATGCCGAGGCGGAGTCCGAGGACCCGATCGTCGAGAAGATCGACGTCCACTACAACCCCGGTCACCTGATCGCCGCGGAGTCGTACACGGCCGATCCGCAGGGCGACTGGCTGATCTCGCTGAACAAGCTCTCGAAGGATCGGTTCCTCCCCGTCGGGCCGATGCACCCCGAGAACGACCAGCTGATCTACATCGGCGACGACGAGGAGGGGATGCAACTCGTCAAGGACACGCCGGCGTACGCCGAACCCCACGACGCCTCGATCGTCCACAAGAGCAAGCTGGACCCGGCGAAGACCTACGACCCCGCGGACCTCGACCTCGACCCGATCGACTCGGGGAGCATGGACATCGAGCGCGACGACGGCGGGGTGCACGTGAAGATGACCGCCCAGCGCAACGAGTTCGGCTATCAGGACGTCACCGTCCAGGAGGGCGACGAGGTGACGTTCACGGTCACGAACGTCGAGACCTCCGCCGACCTGTTGCACTCGCTTGCGATCCCCGAACACGACATCAACGTCAAGGTCGCCCCACAGGAGACCCGCGAGGTGACGTTCACGGCCGACGAGCCGGGCGTCTACTGGATGTACTGCGGGTTCTTCTGTAGCGCGCTGCACCTCGAGATGCGCTCGCGGCTGCTCGTCGAACCCGCGGAGTGA